TTGATGCTCAGAAGAGGTCGTAGATCCTGATGGGAAATCTTTTTGCTTTAAGATTTTATTAAAGGCATTTTCCAGAGCTTGAAGTTGAACGTCAAGACTGGCATTGATGATACCTGATTCGGTCTCTATGAGACAACCTCCAGGTTCTATTTCAGGCTTGGAAGAGATGATAAACACCTCTGCGTATTCGATAATTTTTTTAAGTTCAGCACGCTGTTTTTCTATAGCTTCCAGATCATTTGGATTTACAAAGATAACAACACGGTTGTTTTGGGAGAGCTCTTTGATAGCGCCGGAAATGATAGAAACGACCGTTTCTTTATTGGTTTCCAATTCCTTGCCGATAATTTTTTTTACACTGGCGATAGCTAAGGGCACCAAAGAAGCTTTGATGCTTTCTTTAAACGATTTAATGCTAGCATCGAGTTCGGCTAATTTTGTTGTCCATTCTTGCAGACCAGAATTAAAACCCTCATTTTTTGATGTTTCTTTCAGAAGGGCGGCTTCTTGTTCTGCGTGTTGTTTATATTCTTCTATATCCTGTTTGGCTGTTTCCAACATTTCTTGAGCATCCAAAACAGAAGAAAAAGCTTCAGGAGCTAAAACTTTACTGTTAGGAGAAACAACGTCTTTTTTAAAAATTAGACTGAAAAATTTCATTGTACCAGCACCTTCATGCATTGGGAAATACGGTCTCGGAAATATTCTGAATGAGGATTATTTAAAGCTCGTTTGAGAGCTGATTCCAAAATAAAAGCTCTCCCAATATCTAATCTCCTCAAGAGGTGCCAAAGGAAAGAAGCATCCTCTTTGACTAATGCTAAAGCCAAAATTTCTAGACCTTCTCTGTGGATAAATTTACGAAAAGAATCTTTGTTCCCATTCCATGAGTGAAGGAATAATTCCTGAGATAAATGCTTAAGAGGGTTGGCTCGGCAGTAGGACAAGAAGCGTTTCTCTGTATCAGAAAGATTATCTTGAATTTGTTTTATAACAACCTTGTCAACAACATTTTTCATTTCCTTTACTATCGAAAACAACCCTAGACAATCAATGAATGTCATCTTGTTTTCCATCGAGTAGTAGAGGAGATTGTTAAAGGGAGACAAAGGCAAAAAGATTTCCTCAGTGACTCCTGGAGGACGGATTTTTTTGCTTAACATATCCAAAAGATAAAAGGCTCCAAAATCGGAGCAACGAGCAATCTTAGGAAGTTGTGCTGGCAAATAGGGTTGAAGCTTGTGCACAATTTGTTCGGGAAGAAGAAGTAAAAATTCTGCCTGAAAGAAGGGAGGGAACTCTTTCATTGCCATCATGATCCATGAAGGGTGAATAGCTGCTAGCCAACGCAAATTAAAGGATAATGAAGACAAAGGGATATCCTGAGGGTGAACACCTTTGATAAGCAACTTCTCTGGGAGAAACTGCTCCAGATGATCAGACTTTGAGTATTTCATCAAGATGTCTAGAGTACCAAAAGTATTCGCTGTCACTAAGCATCCTCATTATTATCATCAGAAGGTTCTGTCGGCGCCTCCTCTTTACCAGAGCCTTCAGGAGATTCTTCCGCAGATTTTTCTTCACCAGAAGCTGGGGAAGAGCCCTCTCCTTGAGCAGCGGAAGATGAAGGCTCTGTTGCCTTCTCTGCTATCACTTCTTTAGGTTTAACATAAGGGGAGGGATCCAGAAGAGACTTTACTCCTCCTAGAGCTCCAATGACAGCGTGAGTTTTCCAAACAAGCCACATGAAGCCACATGAAATCAGGAATAAAACAAGAATCATGCAGTAGAAAATAACTCTGAATTTGACCAGAGAAGATTTGGCTAAAATAATTCCCCATACGGAGACGTAATCGATTTCATCAGTCAATCCCCAAGGCCCATTGATACTAATTTCGCTATAAGAAGCGCGATCACCAATGACAGAAACATTTTCTGGAGTCAATCCAGGAACAGCACTGGCCACTAAACGTTTAATTTTAGAGACAACAATGCTATTAGGGTTATCTAAGACTCCTCGGTGTTTGATGTATACGGAAGCCGTTAAAGGAAGTTCTTCCTCTGCGTCTGTAGAAAAAGATATTTGAACACTGGCATCAATGATACCATCCATCTTTCTGATGGTAGTGGCCATTTGTTCTGACAACCCTTCCTGGTAACGGATCTTCTCTTGTAATTCCGAGGGTACCAATCCCTGTTTAGCAAATAGATCCAGGAGACTAGTGCCTTTTAATCGTGGCAGTCCGGCTTGGTTCAAGATGGACAGAGCCTCCGTAATTTGAGAGGCGGGGACAGAAATATCCCAAAGTTGTTCTGTAGATCCTCCCCCAGAACTTCCTGCAGCCTTAGGTTGCTTCTGAGCAGCGATTCCCTTGCTGACCAATAGGACCACAATCTCATTAGCTTCTCTTCCCGGTAAATTATGGGCAATGAAAGAACGACTGTCGCACCCAGTCATTGTTCCTAGTAAAACAAACAATGAGAAAAAAGAAATAAAACGACGAAACATAATTGGTACACCTTTTCACTCACCATAACAAAAGGTGAGATTAGTGCCAATCGTGAACATGAACTGATTTACAAAACGATTATTAAGAGAGGGTTCGGTTGTTGTTGTAGAAGGATTGCAGAGGCAAAAAAGTTCTCATGGAATCATTTTTAAGATTTCTTCCCTTAAAAAAGATGGAAGATCTTTAGGGAGATTGCGCTTTAATTTTTCGATAAATGAGGGGTCTTCCTTTGTTTGTAAGGAAATATTTGCTAGGTGAAAGATGGTGTGCGGAAATTGTATTAATTCTGGGCGAAAAAGTTGTTCCTTAGCAAAGTTCACTACTTCATCATCATCAAAGTAAGCCAAACAAAAGCTTGCTGTTTCGTGATCTTTGGTTATCGGTGAAGAGGACAACAAAGAAAATAAAAACTGTTTGGCCGGAGAACCTATTTTTGCTAAAGCAGAGGCTATTTCATCATCATATTCAGCTGTTTGTGGGCTTCCTATCATTTCAAAAAGGGGGCGAATAGCTAAAGGGCTTCTTATGTGCCCTAGACAATCTATTAATCTTTGAGGCGCTAGTCCAAATCCAGGAAATAGGGGATGAAACAAATCAAGGGTGTCTAGGATTTTTATAATGTCGGGGACGATAGCTTCTCCCTCTGCAATAACAGCATCCCTATCCAACGAAGTAGAAAAAGGTGCCGTTAGAATGAGATTCGCAATTTTTCCTGTCAAAGATTCTGGGTCGCTATCTTCTAAAAATTCGTAGGCTGCTTTTGCTTTTTGTATTTCCTCCCAGTCTCTCTCAGAGAGCAGGGCTTGGGTTAAGATCGTTTCGTTAGAGGATTCTATCTTTGCTAAGTAATCAATATCTTCAATGGATATATCTGGATCAGCTCCTAAAAAATCCTCGTCAGCATAGCATTCTTTCATCTCTTCGAAGCTGCCAGAAAAGTGCGCTTCTCTTAGAAGAAGAATTTTTTTAAATTGTTCATCATCTATATCGAATCCGGATTCGTAGTAAAAAGGGTCTTTCATAAAAGAAGGCTATTTTTTTAAGAGATCAAATATTACATCAGCGTTATAGCTGGAGCGAACGAAGGGACCAGCGTATACGAAAAGACCTAAACTTTCCCCGTATGATCGATAATAGTCGTAAGTTTCTGGAGTCACATACTCTTTAACTGGGATCTTGAGCCTATTAGGTTGGAGATATTGTCCAATGGTAACAATCTTTACTCCAACTTCTGCTAGGTGTTTTAGAGTCTGACGAACTTCTGGTTCGGTCTCTCCTAGGCCGACCATGATACCAGATTTTATCCATAAGGAAGAATCAAATTTAGCTGCAGCCTCTAACATTTTTAGAGAGCGGTGATAAGTAGCCTTGTGTCGGACAAAAGGAGATAATCGTTCGGTGGTTTCTACATTGTGGTTAAAAATATCTAGTTTAGTATTAAGAAGATGGTGGAGGGCGTCAAGATTTCCTTGAAAATCTGAAGACAGTACTTCTATAGAAATTTCGGGCGAATCTTTTCGTACTGTTTGGACAATTTTTGCAAGCATAGAAGCTCCCCCATCAGGGAGATCATCGCGAGAAACCATTGTTATGACAACATGACGTAAGTTCAGTTCCCTGACAGAGTCAGATATTTTTTGAGGCTCCTCAGGGTCTAGAGGAGGGGGAGTGGCAGAGTAATCTATATTGCAAAATCCACATTTTCTCGTACAAATGCTGCCTAAAGCTAGGTAAGTAGCGGTCTTTCTTGACCAGCAAGCGGTGCGGTTGGGGCAAAGAGCTTCTTCGCAAACAGTGGATAGTCCAGTTCTATTGATAGATCCCTGAGTCTTTTGGAAAGCTGTATTTAGAGGTAATGACTTCCTTAACCAAACGGGGAATCTTTCTTCGGGACGTACGCCTTTTCGTTTAGAGGATGAATTTTTTCTTGTTGAGGTAGAGGCGTCTTTCTGAGTTGCATCCATAGCGGAACTTATTTGGGTGGCATGTGTAAGGGATCATCAGCTGCTAGAAGAGCAGCTTCCATCCATATCTCTGAAAGTGTCGGGTGGGCGTGGACGGTTTCATAAATGCAAGACAGAGTCAGTTCGTTGCGGATAGCTAAAGCCATTTCTCCAATGAGGGAAGAAGCGTGTGGCCCTACCACATAAGCGCCTAGTATTTGGCCTGTTTCCACATCACTAATGATAGAGGCAAACCCATCAGCGTCCATCATAGCGACAGCTTTACCTATGGCTCGGAAGGGAAATGTTGTTGACTTTGCAGAGAAACCTTGACTTTGAGCCTGTTCTAAAGATAATCCTACGGAAGCAACCTCAGGGGAAGTGAATATGACTGAGGGAATGGCAGAATAATCCATGGAAACATTTTTTCCTGCAGCATTTTCTGCTGCTACAATTCCTTGATGAGAAGCCACGTGAGCAAGCATCCATTTTGCAGTAATGTCTCCTATGGCGAAGATGTTAGGAATATTGGTTCGCATATGAGCGTCTGTTGGAATAGCTCCCTTTTCGCAAATTACTCCGGCTTTATCTAAGTCTAAATTTTGAGTATTCAACAGGCGTCCAATGGAGACGAGAGCCATAGAATGTTCTATGGAGGAGCCGTTGTTTAAGATGGCTTTCACAGATGAAGGAGTTTCTTCCAGCCCAGCAATAGATGCCGAGGTTACAATTTGAATGCCTTTTTTAGTAAAAGCATTTGTTACAAATTTAGAAATCTCTTTGTTATCAATAGCTAAGATTCTATCAGCGGCCTCAACTATGGTAACTTTGGTTCCTAGAGTGTTAAATAGGGAAGCAAATTCGCAGCCTATAACACCTCCTCCTACAATGAGTAGGCTTTCAGGAATTTCTTGTAATTCTAAGATATCTGTCGATGAACAAATACGCTTACTGAAGGGAACGCCAGGGAAAGGACGAGGTTCAGATCCTGTAGCAAGGATGATATTTTGAGCTTTTAAAATAACATCCTCCTCGCCTAAGACTTTGACTTCCGAGGAAGATAAAAGCTTTCCTTTGCCACGGAAAGAGACTATTTTATTGCTTTTGATTAGGCCATCTAAACCAGATCTAATTCCTGAAACAACAGAGTTTTTCCTCTGCATCATTGAAGGAAAATCTACAGAAAAATCAGAAACTCTAATTCCGAAATTACCGGCGTTCTTGATAGTATTGAGGACGGATGCTCCAGCGAGCAAAGCTTTTGAAGGAATACACCCTCTGTTTAGACATGTGCCTCCGGCCAAGTCGTACTCAACAAGAGCCGTTTTAAGGCCTAATCGCGAGGCTTTTATTGCTGCAACATATCCTCCTGGTCCGCCTCCGATTACTACACAATCAAAACTTTGGGTTGTCATCTTCTAATCCACTCTGTTTCAAGCTAGGAAAAACGTTTCCTTCACGAAGCAGTTTCGCTAAGAAGCAAAAGGAAAAAAGCTTTTTGGAAACTAAGCTTATATTAAAGCGATTTATTAATTTTCAGCATTGATTTTTTCGTAGGGTAAATTATAATCTTTTCTAGAGAGATGAGGCTGTCCTTTGAGGGGTGATGCCTGAGGCCGATCTGAGTTTCTCTTCCATGTTCGGGATGGTGTTTTTTTCGAGGAGCATATGTCGTTGCCGAAAGAATTAGATAGTCAGAGATTATGTTGGAAGTGTGAAGGAAGCGTTTCCGTTCATGTTGCGCAGTGTCCTTATTGCAGCGCCTTCTTGCAAGATCCTCCGGTTCCGGGGAGTGCTTTTTCATCTTGTCACCTTTCTCCTGAGCAGTCGCAGGAAGGAGGTCCGGAAGGAGCTCCTGGACTATTTGCGGTTTCTTCCTCAGATTGGGACTCTGTGTTGTCTTCAGAAAAACGTTGCCCCTTAGAAGAGCAAGCTGTTCAAGCAAGTTTTGATGATAAACTTATAGATTGGAGAGAATTCTTACCCTTTGTCCTGATCTCATCAGGATTGGGAATGGTGATGTTCTCTGTTCTTTTGTTTCTTTTCTCCAAAGATGGTGTTGTAACTTTATCCTGGAATAAAAGTGCTATGATGTACTGCTTCTTAGTCGGGGCTCCCGCGTTGTATAAAGGTTACAAAATGTTATCTGCGGAAAAAGACTGTTTTCGGTAGGCGATTATTTTTCGTAAAAGTCTCCTAAGTCGAATTCCTCATTAAGAGCTTCTCTGGCAGCCATAATGTCGACAATAGGGTCTCCGCTTTCTTCCTTTTCGGCTGCGGGCTTTTTCTCCGTGAGACATTCTTCTTCAGAATCTGTAAGAGCTTGGTTTTGTAAATCCTCTCCGTATGAAAGGATAGTTTTTAGGTCCTCTTTGTTTAGCATGTGAAGAATATTGGAGTCCTGGCTAACTATAACACTATCTAAAAGCTTTGTTTTTGCTTCTATAAGCATGTTGATTCTTTCTTCTAAGGTGTTTGTTGTCATTAATTTGTATATGAAAACTTTGTTTTTTTGCCCTATGCGATGGACTCTGTCAAGGGCTTGGTTTTCTTTGGCGGGATTCCACCATCGGTCATACATAATTACGACATTTCCCGCTGTTAAATTAATCCCTGTTCCAGACGCCAATAAAGATCCAACAAAAACCCGACAATCAGGATCGGAAGTAAACGTGTCTATTTCTTCTTTTCGATTTAAAGATTTTCCTTGGATAGAAGCATATTTTATACCAATTTCTTCCAGATAAAGACATATGATTTGGATCATGTTAATGTATTGAGAAAAAACAACGATCTTATATCCAGAATCTAAAGCTTCGTGAAGAATTTTCAAAAATAAATCCCATTTTCCCGAAGTGTGTTGCTTGTAATTTTCTGGTTTTTTGAAGAACACTGCAGGATGGTCACAGATTTGCTTAAGATGATTTAGTAAAGCAAATATGTGAATATAGACTGAAGGAGACTCTTCGTCGCTTTCAAGTTTTTGTAGATGGAGGGAGTCTCTTCTTAGTACCGAAGTGTACAGAGTTTCTTGTTCCCTAGACAAAGCACATGGGAGAGTGTTGTCCATTTTTTCTGGTAAATCTGGAAGGACATGCTTCTTTGTTCTTCTAAGAATGAACGGGCGCGTAAGCTTTAAGAGGGACTCTTTCATAGAGAGATCGCCGTCCTTTCCCATTTTTTTAGAAAACATCTTTTTGAACATAGAATCTGAAGGCAGGTAATTAGGTAAAATAGTGTCAATAAGGCCTTTAAATTCTAAAATATTGTTTTCTACAGGAGTGCCTGTTAACCCTAATTTCATGCGCGCGTTTAATCGAGCAAGAACTTTGTGTGTCTGGCTGTTTTTGTTTTTAGCCATGTGGATTTCGTCGAACACAGCTACGGTGAAGTTTTTATTAAAGAATAATTGATAATTTTGTCTTAGTGTTCCGTAAGAGGTGAGCACTAAATCTACATCAGGTAGGGAGGAAGGCTTTTCTGGGCCGTGGAAAGAAGCCGTTCTCGCGTTAGGGAGATTGGATTTTAAAATATGTTCCCAATGAGATAACACACTCGTTGGACATACAACTAAAAAAGAAGGTCGAGACTCTTCGTCACAGCTAGTTTGAAATACTATGTCAAGTAAAGCTACGGCTTGGTGTGTTTTCCCCAATCCCATTTCGTCGCAGAGTAATCCGGACAAGCGGTTTCCATACAAGAACCATAACCACAGCAGTCCACTTTCTTGATAGGGTCGCAATTTGTGGTTCACAGAAAATTTATCTGTGGGTAAGGGAGGAAGACAAGAGTCTTTAATTTGTGTTAGTTGTTTAAAAAATTGTAAATCACAGTCTGCTGCTCGTACGTTAGGGGCTAGTCTTAGAGAAGCTAAGGCGTCTAATTTGAAAATGTCTGTAGCAGAGGCTGTGATCGAATTAGTTTTAGGTGAAAAATTCTTTGGTAGAAATTGAGCAAGAAACTGGAAGAGTAAGTTATTTTCTAGATTTAAAAATCCAGCATCAGAAACTAAGAAAGGTTTTTTCTTTTTTAAAGCCAATAAAACTTTGCTTAAGGGGAGCTCCCCTATGTTGGTTTGTAAAGTAAGCTCTAGTTGCAGAGACCTGTTTTCCGTTGTTGACGAAATGCTGGTAACAATTAAGTTATACTTTTGGGGAAGCTGTAACGATTTATCGCTTAGTTGAAAGAAAGAATGTATTGGCAAAATTTCTGTCATGAAGTGAGAGACTTTGTCTGAAGGAATTGTTCCGACATAAGAACTCATGGGCTGCAATTCTTCGGGTATTAGAGAAAAGCCTTTGCCTTCACGGTACAAATAGGAGCCAAAGAGATGATAGGACCCTTTAGAGTAGTCTTTTAGAGTTGGAGTCAAGGATAACTCGGAAGTTTTGTCGTTGAAAGAAACCTCCAGAAGCAGCTTTTCCGATAGTTCTGCTTGAGAGAAAAAGTTTCGAACTTTCGCTAAAGAGTCAGAATTTTCCTCTATAAATTTATGAACATCTTTAGCTTCGACTGTTGTTCCGTCTTGTACTGGTGTGGATAAACTGAGTTTGGGGAAGAACCCATATCCTGAGAAGAAAATCCATTGATCAAAAATAATTTCGGTAGTCTGAGATTCGGTTTCATCCAATTGATAGCGAAAAAGTAGAGTCCCTTGCGATGTCACAGAATAAGTTAGCTCTCCAGGATATTCCTTCTCTTTGTGAACAGTGAATCCTTGAGCTGTTATTTTTTCTCCGTAGGTGTTTAAAAAGTGGTCGACATCAGAAGCTTTCACAATAAGATCTTTCTCTTTTAAAGGAAGTTCTGTGATAGCTACCAACCCTTTCTCCGGGACATGTAATAAGGAATTGCTGATAACTAAGGCGTTCGCCAAATCTCCTGGAGTCGTAAGGTAAGCATTAGCGACCAGAGAGGCGTCTCTTAAAAATTGCATTTCGTAGTGAACAGGAGATGGTGTTTGCTCATATGGTAAGATGGAAAATAATTTTTGCTTTAACTGGCGGGGAAGAATTTCTATTTTGGAAAAAGGTAATGTTAGTTGATTGTCGACGTGACGAACAATGCCTTTTCCTAAAATGTACCTTGTATTTCCGATAGAGATGCTGGGGTTTTCTAGCAGTTTTTCTGGAAGAGGTTCATAGAGCTTCTTACACTGCAGCACTACAGGGTTTTCAGAAATTCGAATGTCAGACAGGGTATAATTTTTTGGCCAGTAAGGGAGGTTAGTTTTTTCAAACAAAATATTAGGAAAAACTTTTTCTGCGAAAGAAAATGAAAGCAAGGAGCCTTTTAAGAAGAAGAAAGGTGATTTTATGGAGAAAATGAAAGGTTGTTTTTCTTCATTTTCTTCTAGTTCTAAAATACCTGTTTTCAATTGATACAAGTAAAAGTGTTTAGCTAAAAAGTAATGAGGGGATAAGGCGTAGTCTATTTCTATTGATGTGTGACCTTCTCTCCAGGCGGAGATTTCTTGCTTAGAAAAAGCTTCTAAAAGTAAAGCTGATAGGGGCGGAGGTGTTGAAGACTCTTTAGAAAAGGTGTCTAGGAGAGCAAAGGCTTCAGAATTACTACAGGATATGAAAAGGGAACATGAGGTGTCGTTAAAGGAGAATGAATGGTTAGGTTCTGGATGTATCGCGATGTTGCGCTCAAATAAATGGTAAAATAGTTGATTCCAAAAAGAGCTTTTAAAAGCCGAGTGTAAGGGAGAAAGGAAGGAAAGTTCTTCTAAAGCTAAATAAGAAGCTAAGGGGTGGAAGCAGTCTTCTCCATCAGGACAGTTGCAGTAAGTAAATATTAGGTCTTCGGGATTCGTTAGATCAAATTTTAAAAAAGAAGTCCAGAATCCGTCAGGAGATTCATCGGAGGGGAAGTGGACTTCGTAAGAATTTCTGATGAAATCAATGATTACGTTATCTCTGTGCGAGTCTAATTGTTCATGAGCCTCACAAGCATGAGCCAGTAAAGAATTTAAAAGCATACGACGTTTTTTTGAAAAATCTGTTGTTTCTCAGAAGATTTTATAGGCATCTTGTTATCAATTCGAGAGCGAGGATCGCGTAAAAAAGAATAGTCCCAACATGGCGCAAGTTCCACAACTTATGACAGATGCTTCCTATAGTTAATCCTATAAGCGCGGGGTAGCAAAACTGCAAGATCGGCAGAAGTAGGTCGCTTATATTATCAAAGTTTAGAGTAGATACTAAGTAAGTTGGAATCAGGGTTAAAACAACCGCTACAGAGAAGGGGGTGTTTTTGGGTAAGCAACTCCTTCTCATAAAGTCTGCAAAAATTCCCGTTAGAGCTATCTCTGTTGTCAAGCAGGCTATGAAGATTCCAAAGGCAGGAATGTATGCTTTATTTCCTAGTGTTAAGTAACAAATTTTTCCGAGACAATCTCCTTTTGGAAGGTATAGAAGAAATCCTGAATGTCTGGAAGCTAGGGCCGAGAATCCAATATAAACTACAGCTAAGAAGAGGCATGCGAGGAGAAAGCCGAGGAAGATAGTCTTTTTAGATTTTTTTCCAAGGGCACGGAACTCTAGAAGTGTATCATCACACTCTTGTTTTGGGTTACTTTCTTGTCTTGATAGCTCTCGTAATGAAACTATGAGAATAGAGCTAAAGAAGAACGATGCTAGGAGATCCATTGTATTAAATCCCTCGACAAAACCAGAAACAAAAGCTTGGGAGCGGGAGGGATAGAGAGCGACTAATTCTGGTGTATGGGCCTCTTGTAAGAGGCCTTGTAATACAGTCCAG
This is a stretch of genomic DNA from Chlamydiifrater phoenicopteri. It encodes these proteins:
- a CDS encoding HrpE/YscL family type III secretion apparatus protein, which gives rise to MKFFSLIFKKDVVSPNSKVLAPEAFSSVLDAQEMLETAKQDIEEYKQHAEQEAALLKETSKNEGFNSGLQEWTTKLAELDASIKSFKESIKASLVPLAIASVKKIIGKELETNKETVVSIISGAIKELSQNNRVVIFVNPNDLEAIEKQRAELKKIIEYAEVFIISSKPEIEPGGCLIETESGIINASLDVQLQALENAFNKILKQKDFPSGSTTSSEHQSNSSTTNTTSSEENSGTKEHGE
- the sctJ gene encoding type III secretion system inner membrane ring lipoprotein SctJ → MFRRFISFFSLFVLLGTMTGCDSRSFIAHNLPGREANEIVVLLVSKGIAAQKQPKAAGSSGGGSTEQLWDISVPASQITEALSILNQAGLPRLKGTSLLDLFAKQGLVPSELQEKIRYQEGLSEQMATTIRKMDGIIDASVQISFSTDAEEELPLTASVYIKHRGVLDNPNSIVVSKIKRLVASAVPGLTPENVSVIGDRASYSEISINGPWGLTDEIDYVSVWGIILAKSSLVKFRVIFYCMILVLFLISCGFMWLVWKTHAVIGALGGVKSLLDPSPYVKPKEVIAEKATEPSSSAAQGEGSSPASGEEKSAEESPEGSGKEEAPTEPSDDNNEDA
- the lipA gene encoding lipoyl synthase, which gives rise to MDATQKDASTSTRKNSSSKRKGVRPEERFPVWLRKSLPLNTAFQKTQGSINRTGLSTVCEEALCPNRTACWSRKTATYLALGSICTRKCGFCNIDYSATPPPLDPEEPQKISDSVRELNLRHVVITMVSRDDLPDGGASMLAKIVQTVRKDSPEISIEVLSSDFQGNLDALHHLLNTKLDIFNHNVETTERLSPFVRHKATYHRSLKMLEAAAKFDSSLWIKSGIMVGLGETEPEVRQTLKHLAEVGVKIVTIGQYLQPNRLKIPVKEYVTPETYDYYRSYGESLGLFVYAGPFVRSSYNADVIFDLLKK
- the lpdA gene encoding dihydrolipoyl dehydrogenase, with the protein product MTTQSFDCVVIGGGPGGYVAAIKASRLGLKTALVEYDLAGGTCLNRGCIPSKALLAGASVLNTIKNAGNFGIRVSDFSVDFPSMMQRKNSVVSGIRSGLDGLIKSNKIVSFRGKGKLLSSSEVKVLGEEDVILKAQNIILATGSEPRPFPGVPFSKRICSSTDILELQEIPESLLIVGGGVIGCEFASLFNTLGTKVTIVEAADRILAIDNKEISKFVTNAFTKKGIQIVTSASIAGLEETPSSVKAILNNGSSIEHSMALVSIGRLLNTQNLDLDKAGVICEKGAIPTDAHMRTNIPNIFAIGDITAKWMLAHVASHQGIVAAENAAGKNVSMDYSAIPSVIFTSPEVASVGLSLEQAQSQGFSAKSTTFPFRAIGKAVAMMDADGFASIISDVETGQILGAYVVGPHASSLIGEMALAIRNELTLSCIYETVHAHPTLSEIWMEAALLAADDPLHMPPK
- a CDS encoding phage holin family protein encodes the protein MSLPKELDSQRLCWKCEGSVSVHVAQCPYCSAFLQDPPVPGSAFSSCHLSPEQSQEGGPEGAPGLFAVSSSDWDSVLSSEKRCPLEEQAVQASFDDKLIDWREFLPFVLISSGLGMVMFSVLLFLFSKDGVVTLSWNKSAMMYCFLVGAPALYKGYKMLSAEKDCFR
- a CDS encoding DEAD/DEAH box helicase codes for the protein MLLNSLLAHACEAHEQLDSHRDNVIIDFIRNSYEVHFPSDESPDGFWTSFLKFDLTNPEDLIFTYCNCPDGEDCFHPLASYLALEELSFLSPLHSAFKSSFWNQLFYHLFERNIAIHPEPNHSFSFNDTSCSLFISCSNSEAFALLDTFSKESSTPPPLSALLLEAFSKQEISAWREGHTSIEIDYALSPHYFLAKHFYLYQLKTGILELEENEEKQPFIFSIKSPFFFLKGSLLSFSFAEKVFPNILFEKTNLPYWPKNYTLSDIRISENPVVLQCKKLYEPLPEKLLENPSISIGNTRYILGKGIVRHVDNQLTLPFSKIEILPRQLKQKLFSILPYEQTPSPVHYEMQFLRDASLVANAYLTTPGDLANALVISNSLLHVPEKGLVAITELPLKEKDLIVKASDVDHFLNTYGEKITAQGFTVHKEKEYPGELTYSVTSQGTLLFRYQLDETESQTTEIIFDQWIFFSGYGFFPKLSLSTPVQDGTTVEAKDVHKFIEENSDSLAKVRNFFSQAELSEKLLLEVSFNDKTSELSLTPTLKDYSKGSYHLFGSYLYREGKGFSLIPEELQPMSSYVGTIPSDKVSHFMTEILPIHSFFQLSDKSLQLPQKYNLIVTSISSTTENRSLQLELTLQTNIGELPLSKVLLALKKKKPFLVSDAGFLNLENNLLFQFLAQFLPKNFSPKTNSITASATDIFKLDALASLRLAPNVRAADCDLQFFKQLTQIKDSCLPPLPTDKFSVNHKLRPYQESGLLWLWFLYGNRLSGLLCDEMGLGKTHQAVALLDIVFQTSCDEESRPSFLVVCPTSVLSHWEHILKSNLPNARTASFHGPEKPSSLPDVDLVLTSYGTLRQNYQLFFNKNFTVAVFDEIHMAKNKNSQTHKVLARLNARMKLGLTGTPVENNILEFKGLIDTILPNYLPSDSMFKKMFSKKMGKDGDLSMKESLLKLTRPFILRRTKKHVLPDLPEKMDNTLPCALSREQETLYTSVLRRDSLHLQKLESDEESPSVYIHIFALLNHLKQICDHPAVFFKKPENYKQHTSGKWDLFLKILHEALDSGYKIVVFSQYINMIQIICLYLEEIGIKYASIQGKSLNRKEEIDTFTSDPDCRVFVGSLLASGTGINLTAGNVVIMYDRWWNPAKENQALDRVHRIGQKNKVFIYKLMTTNTLEERINMLIEAKTKLLDSVIVSQDSNILHMLNKEDLKTILSYGEDLQNQALTDSEEECLTEKKPAAEKEESGDPIVDIMAAREALNEEFDLGDFYEK
- the brnQ gene encoding branched-chain amino acid transport system II carrier protein, whose protein sequence is MKKKKQVASVSFLSIAGTVFAMFFGAGNTVFPIIVGAVNYPHYFCASLGMIVSAVIVPLLGLISILLYSGDYKKFFYSIGKVPGAFIFIAILCLIGPFGGIPRAIAISYSTLASFSAKTSLLPSLPWFSFLCCVLIFLFSSKLSNLVAWLGYIFSPVMLLSLGWTVLQGLLQEAHTPELVALYPSRSQAFVSGFVEGFNTMDLLASFFFSSILIVSLRELSRQESNPKQECDDTLLEFRALGKKSKKTIFLGFLLACLFLAVVYIGFSALASRHSGFLLYLPKGDCLGKICYLTLGNKAYIPAFGIFIACLTTEIALTGIFADFMRRSCLPKNTPFSVAVVLTLIPTYLVSTLNFDNISDLLLPILQFCYPALIGLTIGSICHKLWNLRHVGTILFYAILALELITRCL